From the genome of Amycolatopsis camponoti:
CCCTCATCGTGCTGCGGATCCCGAACGGCACGCACGACGTGAAAGCGTTCTCCATCCCGCGCGACAGCTACGTCTCCATGCCCGGCGGGAAGGGCAAGATCAACGCCGCGTTCGGGCGGGCTAAGGCGGCCGAAGCGAAGCGGCAGCGCGACTCGGGGGAGACCGACAAGGCGAAGATCGACCAAGCCGCCCTCACCGCCGCGCGGCGCGGGACGCGGCAGGCCGTCGAGGACCTCACCGGCGTCAAGATCGACCACTTCGCCGAGGTCAACCTGCTGAGCTTCGCCGAGATCAGCAAGGCGGTCGGCGGCGTCGACGTCTGCCTCAAGAGCGCCACCAAGGACAAGAACTCCGGCGCGGACTTCCCGGCCGGGCCGCAGCGGATCTCGGGCGCGGACGCGCTGGCCTTCGTCCGGCAGCGCGACGGGCTCCCGGGCACCGACTTCGCCCGCGTCCGGCGGCAGCAGGTGTTCCTCGCCGGCCTGGCCCGGCAGGTGCTGTCGGCGGGGACGCTGGCCGATCCCGGGAAGCTGTCGGACCTCATCGACGCCGTCAAGCGCTCGGTGGTGCTCGACGCCTCGTGGAACCTGCTCGACTTCGTCTCGCAGATGCGCGGGGTCAGCGGCGGCGGGATCCGGTTCGAGACGATCCCCGTCGTCAACCGCGACTACCGGTACGACCAGGACAACCCCCGGGCCACGGCCGTGCAGGTCGACCCGGCCGCGGTCAAGTCCTTCGCGGCGGGGCTGATCGGGTCCGCCGCGCCGAAGGCGCCGCCGGCCGCCCCGGTCACCGTCGACATCTCCAACGCGGGCCCGAAGGAAGGGCTCGCGGCCCGCGTGGCCGGGTTCCTGGGCGAGCACGGGTTCGCCAAGGGCACGACCGGCAACACCGGGGCGCGGCGGACGTCACTGGTCACCTTCGGCGCCGACCTCGCGCAGCGGGGCGCGGAGGTCGCGAAGCTGCTCGGCGGGCTGTCGACGCAGGAGTCCGCGGCGGTGCCGCCCGGCCACATCGAGGTCGTGCTCGGGTCGGTGTACGCCGGCCCCGGGACCACCGGGGGCGGGGGCGCCCCGGCCGCCGGCGACGACCCGATCACCTCCAGCGGAGTCGTCTGCGTGGATTGACCGCGCGGTGGATTGACCGCGCGCTTTTCACCGCATTCCGCGAATTTGCGCGAAGAATTTCCGTAAAGGCGGGCAAAACCGTATTCGCCGACCAGACCACACCGGACCACGAGGGTGACTGGTCTTGACGCTGCCTCCCTGGTGAGGCAGTGTGCGGTGACCGTCGGCGGCAGCCCGCCGGACGGACCGGAAAAGATCACCGGAACGGTGACAGTCCGGAAAGTCAATTTCGAGAAATACGGAAAGTCCGGAACCTATGCGCAACAGCGTTGCCCGCGGAGGGTGGCTCCTTCCGGTGCTCGCTTCCGCCGTTCTTTGTGCCGGGTGCCAGTCGTCGTCCGCTTCGGCGCACTACCCCGACT
Proteins encoded in this window:
- a CDS encoding LCP family protein is translated as MHLLGKIAVAGLAFAVLGGTAYGYQNLHALDEVSRDSVIDADGGTGPGEQPADGSLDILLVGRDSRTDKEGKPLPADVLRELRAGANGDDLTDTLIVLRIPNGTHDVKAFSIPRDSYVSMPGGKGKINAAFGRAKAAEAKRQRDSGETDKAKIDQAALTAARRGTRQAVEDLTGVKIDHFAEVNLLSFAEISKAVGGVDVCLKSATKDKNSGADFPAGPQRISGADALAFVRQRDGLPGTDFARVRRQQVFLAGLARQVLSAGTLADPGKLSDLIDAVKRSVVLDASWNLLDFVSQMRGVSGGGIRFETIPVVNRDYRYDQDNPRATAVQVDPAAVKSFAAGLIGSAAPKAPPAAPVTVDISNAGPKEGLAARVAGFLGEHGFAKGTTGNTGARRTSLVTFGADLAQRGAEVAKLLGGLSTQESAAVPPGHIEVVLGSVYAGPGTTGGGGAPAAGDDPITSSGVVCVD